GGTGGCGCTGGACGGCTTGGGCATTCAGCAGCTCACCAGCCAAAAGGACATCTATTTCAAAGGCGACGACACCGGGTACAGCATCCCCGAGGCGCTGGCGAAAATGAAGCCCCGCCGCATCATTGTGATGATGGGCACCAACAACACCGACGGCAGCATGTCTGCCAGCGACTTTGCGAGCAATTACAAGAGCGCGCTGCAGGCCATTCAGAGCGCTTATTCGTACTGCGATATCATTGTGGCGGCGGTGCCGCCCATCCCGCAGGCGCACGCGCAGTATCCGAATGTGAGCATGAGCACCATCAACGGCTTCAATGAGGCGCTGGCGCAGATGTGCTCCGAGAGCGGGTATAAATTCCTGAATATCACCGAAGTGCTGCTGGGCAGCGACGGTTACGGCAAGGCGAACTATTACCAGACCGACGACGTGCACCTGCGCAAGGACGGCCTTACCGCCATTATGGACTACGCGCGCACCCATGCGTATCTGGGCACCGAGGACCGCCGCCCGGATACCGCCAACATCCCCACCCGCCGCAAGGGCGGCGGCGACGGCACGGCGGTGCCCACCACCAAGCCGGATGACGACGAGAAGACCTATACCGCCCAGTACAATGTGGATCAAAAGGGCGGCACCCTGGAAAGCGGCGACCAGAAGGGCGTGACCAGCCTTACCTTTAAGGATGTGAAGAGCACCGCCAGCATTACTGTGACGGCGAAACCCAACGATGGCTACGAGTTCGTGAAATGGAGCGACGGCAGCACCAATGCCACCCGCACGGACAAGGACTTCAAGCAGAACATCAATGTGACCGCGGTGTTCAGCACCAAGCTGACCATGAAGATCAAGGAGGGAAGCTCCGGCACCATTACGCTGGGCGATACCCAGTACCTGCACATTGAACTGTCCGACAAGTCGGTGAACACCGACGGGGTGATCTGGACGCTGGACGGCACCGAGTTCAAACGCGGGGTGAGCTGCGGGGTGAGCCCGGAAAAAGAGGGCACCTTTACGGTAAAGGCCAGCCTTACCACCGGCGGCAAGACCTATACGGTGGAGTATAAGCTCACGGTGAAAGCCGGCGTGGTGAATCCCACAGGAATAACGGTGAACGGCGGAGGAAGCGTTCCGGCAAGCGGTGGGGAATATACCTTGACCGCAACTGTTACGCCGAGCAATGCCCAAGGCACTGTGGGCTGGAGTGTGAGCGGAGAAGGCGCGGTGCTTTCGGCCAATTCCGGCAGCAGTACAAAGGTTACGATTCCCTCTAACAGCGGTACGAACGCGAGAAACTATACCGTGACTGCCAAGATCGGGGATAAAACGGCGTCTGTAACATTTACCCAAGAGGGCGCGCCGAACAAAGACATGAATGCAAGCATAAGTGCGCCAAGTTCAATAAAAGTGAATGAAACAGCGACAATAACTGTTTCAGGAGCGCCTGATGGGGCGAGCTATAGCTGGAGCGGGGCAACGGGGAACGGCTCCAGCGCTACATATAGCGGAAGTGCAGAAGGGTCAGTTACCATAGAGGTTACGATCACAGCACAGGGATATAATTCCAAAACGCTTTCTGTTACGATTACAGTAGTTGCTGGAGATACGCCGACTGATCCTGGCGTCGATTCATAAAATATTATTTAAAAAGGCCGCTCGTCCCCTGGACGGGCGGCCTTTCAAAAGAGGAGACAATATGAAGCTTACGGTACTTGGCTGCGGCCGCTGGGGGGCCTTTCTGGCCAGCTATCACAGCGCCAAAAACGATGTGCTGCTTTGGGGGCGCCCCGGCTCCAAAAGCTTTTCCGCCCTGCAGAAGGAGCGGAAAAACGCCTATTTGGCCCTGCCCTCTCAGCTGCGGCTGGAAAGCGAGCTTTCGGCCGCGCTGGAGTTTGCACAGGTGGTCGTTATCTCGATCAGCGCCCAGCAGCTGCGGGATCTGGCGCGGCGCATTGCGCGGTTCGATCTGGCCGGCAAAACCTTTATTCTTTGCATGAAGGGCATCGAGGTTCAGAGCGGCAAGCGCCTGACACAGGTATTCTGTGAAGAAGTGAAGCAGCCGGTGGGCCTGGCCGTATGGGTGGGGCCGGGCCATGTGCAGGATTTTTCGGCGGGGATCCCCAACTGCATGGTGGTGGATTCAGCGGACCCGGCTACCACGGACTTTATTGTGGAGCATTTGAGCAGCGATTTGATCCGCTTGTATAAAGGGCGCGATCTGATTGGAACCGAGGTAGGTGCGGCGGCCAAAAACGTGATCGGCATCGCCGCCGGCATGCTGGATGGCGCCGGTTACTCCAGCCTGAAAGGGGCCCTGATGGCGCGCGGCGCGCGGGAGATCGCCCGCCTGATCCGGGCCATGGGCGGCAACGAGCTTTCGGCCTATGGCCTGTGCCACCTAGGCGATTACGAGGCGACGCTCTTTTCCGCCCACAGCCATAACCGCCGTTTCGGCGAGAGCTTTGTCAGGGGGGAGCCCTTTGACCAGCTGGCCGAGGGGGCATCCACCGTAAAAGCCCTGATCCGTTTGGGAAAAGAATATGGGGTCGACCTGCCGATCTGCCGCACGGTGTATGGAATGCTGTATGAAGGGCGAAGCGCCGCCGAGGCGCTGCCCAGCCTGTTCAGCCGCACGGTGAAGGGCGAATTTGATTATTGAACAGAGCCGTGTGAACCAAACGCCTTCCGCGCACATAAAGTGGTGCAAGGGAGGCGTTTGCTTATGCTAGAAATTTTAAACAGCGTCGGCGTGTCCAGCATTGACATCCTGGGCAACGACGACGTGACCGACGGCAGTGTGGATTACTACGACTTTGACTGGGGCGAAGCGGAAGAGGTGGATGAGGCCACCATCTTTGCGGGCTGTGCGGGCAATTCCGGCACCACGCCGTATCATTGCTCAGACCCCTGCGACAATTGGCCCAGCCCTTGTTACCCTGACCCGTGCCCTGATCCTGACCCGTGCCCTGATCCTGACCCGTGCCCGGATCCTGACCCGTGCCCGGACCCTGACCCGTGCCCGGAGCCCTGCCCGTGCCCGGAGCCCTGCCCGTGCCCTTGCCCTGATCCGGACCCGGAGCCTCAGCCCGGCCCCTGCACCGGGTGCGAGGATCAGCAGGAACTGCCCAACGACAGCGCGGATTACGAAATCATTGATCTCTGAGCTGCAAAAAGCCGAGCCCGCCTTGTGCGGGCCCTGCTTTTTTAATTGAATGGCCCTTGTGCAAGACGCTTGACGAACGGGCTGCAATAAGGGATAATAGAACGGATGACAAAAAAGGGGGAATTGACCCATGGCATATTATAATTGCCTGCTGCTGGATGTGGACGGCACCTTGCTGGATTTTGAGGCCGCGGAGCACAAGGCGTTTATGGAAACGATGGAACACTTTGAACTGCCCGCCGCCAGCGAAACGCTGGAAGTGTATCTTGAGATCAACAGGGGCCTTTGGGCGGCGCTGGAAAAAGGGCAGCTCAAGCGGGACAAGCTGGTGGTGCAGCGGTTTGCGCAGCTTTTGGAGGCGCTGGGAAAACAGGGAAACGCGGCGGAGATGAACCGGTGGTATCTTGACCAACTGGGCGCCCATGCCGATCTTATACCGGGCGCCCTGGAAGCGGTGGCCGAGCTGGCGGAGGTGGCTACCCTGGCGGTGGTGTCCAATGGGGTGGAGCGTGTGCAGCTCAGCCGCCTGAGGGATTCGGGCCTGGACCGATACATGGATGGGGTGTTTGTTTCAGAGCGGGTGGGCATCGAAAAGCCGGGCCGCCGCATTTTTGAAACCGCCCTGCGGCAGCTTGGCATTGAAAGCCGCGGCAAGGTGCTTGTGGTGGGCGACAGCCTGACCGCCGACATCCAGGGCGGGCAGAACGCCGGCCTGGCCACCTGCTGGTGTAACTTTAAGGCGGTGGAGGATGCGCCGCAGCCCGCGCCCACCCATGTAATCCGCACATGGCAGGAGCTTTACCGGATTGTGATGGAACCGGACGAGCTGGAGAACCTGGGAAGCAAAAACCGCAAACATCAATTTGAACAATTGGAAAGAACGGAACAATAAGTTATGCTGTTATCCCTACAAAATTTAGGCAAGAGCTTTGGCGATACGGTGGTGCTGCAGGGAATCGACGCCACAGTGGAAAAGGGCGAGCGTATTGGCATCGTGGGAGAGAATGGAGCGGGCAAGACCACCCTGCTGAAAATGCTCTGCGGCGAGTACACGCCGGACGAAGGCGAGCTGCAGTTCACACGGGGCGTGAGCCTTGGATATCTGGAACAGAACAGCGAGCTGGACCCAAAGCAGGATGTGTACGGCGAGATGCGCCGGGCGTTCAGCCCGGTGCTGGACGCCATGGCCCGAATGCAGGTTCTGGAAAACAAATTGGAGCATGCCCCCGCAGATGAAGCCTTGCTGGAAGAGCACGCGCGCCTTTCGGCCGTTGTCGACGCCGCCGATGGTTATAACATGGACGTACAGATCAAAAAGGTGCTCAGCGGCATGGCCTTTGGCCCCGAAACCTACGGCAAGAGCGTGGCCGTGCTCTCGGGCGGCGAGCACACCCGCCTGCGGCTGGCAAAGCTGCTGCTGCAAAGGCCGGATCTTTTGATCCTGGACGAGCCAACCAACCACCTGGACTTTGCCACAATGGAGTGGCTGGAAAACTATTTGAAGGCGTATCCCGGGGCGGTGCTGGTGGTAAGCCATGACCGCTATTTCCTGGATGCGGTGTGTACCCGGATGTGGGAGGTGGAGGATCAGGGCCTCACCAGCTATAAGGGCAATTTTTCGGCTTATCTGCCGCAAAAAGAGGCGGCGGAAGCGCTGCAGCAAAAGCAGCACGACGCCGACGTGGCCAAGGCCCAAAAATTGGAGGATTACATTGCCCGCAACCTGGTGCGGGCATCCACCACCAAGATGGCCCAGAGCCGCCGCAAACAGCTGGAAAAACTGGAAATTACCGAGGCGCCCCGCTCCGGCCCGCAGGAGCTGAAATTCCGCTTTGAATTTGACGTGACCCCCTACAACGAGCTGCTCACCCTGAAAAGGCTGGCGATAAAGATCGGGGATCGGACCCTGTTGGAGCCCTTTGATCTGCAGATTCTGCGGGGGGAGCGGCTGGTGATCGCAGGGCCGAACGGGGCCGGGAAATCGACGCTGCTGCAGGTGCTGGACGGCAGGCGGCGGCCCAGCGGCGGCATGGTGCGGCTTGGCACGGGCGCCAAAGCAAGCATTTTCGAGCAGCAGCAGCTGCGCCGGGGCGGCCGTGTGATCGACGCGATCTGGGACAAATGGCCCCGTTTTACCGAGCTGGAGGTGCGCAGCCACCTGGCGCGTTTTGGCTTCAAGGGGGAGGATGTGTTCAAGCCCGGTTCCGCGCTCTCGGGCGGCGAGCTTGCAAGGCTGCGCTTTGCAGAGATCGTGCTGGAGCGCCCGAACCTCATGTTCCTGGACGAGCCCACCAATCATCTGGACATCTACACCCGTGAGAGCCTGACCCAAGCCCTGATGGATTACGAGGGGACCCTGCTGCTTGTCACCCATGACCGCTATTTAATGAACAGCCTGGCCTGCCCGATCCTGTATATCGGGGAGGGGCGGGCGGCTCTTTATGAAAGCTACGAAAAGCTGATGGCGCGGAACAGCACTGCGGCGGAGGAGGCGCCCAAAGCGGCCGAGGAAAAAGGCCAGGGGGGCAAAGCCGCTTATGGAAAAGAGCAGCGCCGCCGCAAAGCAGAGCTGCGGGCCCGCCTGAAAGCGGTGGAGGAGGAGATCGAGCAGTTGGGTGCGCATCTCGTGGAGCTGGAAAACGAGATCAACAGCCCGGAAGTGCTGCGGGATCACCTTCTTCTGCGGGAAAAATGCGACGAGCTGGACGACGGCCGATTTCACCAGCAGGAGCTGTTCAGCGAGTGGGAAAAACTGCTGGAAGAGCAGGAGCAGTACGAACAGGACGAAGAGGCCTAAATGGATAGGAATCCCGGAAAAGAAGAAACATCCCCGGCAAGCAGTTCTGCTTGCCGGGGATGCTTTTTGGTTCAAAGCGGCTCTGCCGGGACCTGGGCGGACGCGGGGAAAAGCAGGCGGACGGTGGTGCCCACCCCCGGCGTACTTTCCAGCTCCACCTGGGCGTGATGAAAGGCCGCGCCGTGCTTTACGATCGAGAGGCCCAGCCCGGTGCCGCCGATCTCTTTGGAGTGGCTTTTGTCCACCCGGTAAAAACGCTCGAACACGCGGGCATGGTGCTCGGGCGGGATACCGATCCCGGTGTCGCTCACGGTGAGCAACGGCCCCCTCACATCGGCGCCGGCCCACAGCTCCACGCTGCCGCCGGGGCGGTTGTATTTGATGGCGTTCTCGCACAGGTTAAAGACCATCTCATCCAAAATGGCGGCAACCCCCTGGATCCATACAGACCCGCCCCGCACCGCCAGCTGCACATTCTGTGCCCGGGCGGCAGGGGCCAGCTGATCGGCGGCCCGCCGCAGGCAGGCTATCAGGTCCACAGGCTGGGGCTTTTCCAGCACCGAATCCTCGTCCAGCTGCGAAAGGCGCAGAATATCCTGTACCAGTTGGATCAAACGCTGGGATTCATCGTAGATCTTGCCCGCAAAATGAGGCACGTCGCCGGGCGGTACCAGGCCCCCGCGCATGATCTCGGCGATCCCGGAAATAGAGGTGAGAGGGGTCTTGAGCTCGTGGGAAACGTTGGCGCTGAACTCCCGGCGAAGGGCCTCGCGCTGCTGCTGCTCGGTCACATCCACCAATACCAGAACAGTGCCCGCCAGCTGGTCGCCCTGAAAAACAGGATTTGCGAATAGCTGGCACTGCCTTCCATGTAAAGGGATAAGGCTTTCCACATGGTCACCGCTCAGCGCCTGGCGCACGGGCTGGCTGAATTCCTCGCACAGGCCCAGCTCCAGCGCGTTTTTTCCGGTGGGCGGAGAGGAAAGGTTCAAGAGGCGCGCGGCACCGGAATTGTGCGACAGCACGCTGCCGGCGGCGTCCAGCACCAGAAAGCCCTCCTGCATGTTTTCGGTGATCGCCTCGAATTGCTGCTGCTGGCGCTGAAGCTCCTGCATCTGGCTTTTGATCTGCCGCTTTTGGTGGGCCAGGCGGCGCAGCAGCGGCGCCAACTCTTCGTAGGGGGCCTGGCTTGGCTGGGGATGCTCCAGGTCGATTTCGTTTAAGGGGCGGGTGAGCCTGCGCGAGAGCCTGTAAGCGTAAAGCCCCGCCAAAACGGCGGTGAGGGCCAGCACCATGAGCATGGGCTGGATCAGGCTGAGCAGCAAAGCGAAGCCGGTATACTGTGTGCTGGATACCCGCAGAACGTTGCCGTCGGAAAGCAGGAGAGCGCAGTTGATGGTTTTTTTGTCCAGCGTTTTTGAGTAGCGCACGCTGCGGCCCGCCTGCCCGGCCAAAGCCTGCTGCACCTCCTGGCGGTCGGCGTGGTTTTCCAGCCCGGCCGGATCGGCGGTGGTGTCGAACAATACGCTTCCGTCCGGGGCGATGAGGGTCAGGCGGTTGCCGCCGGCGCCCGCCTGGCGCAGATATTCGCTGCCGCCGGACACGGCGCCGGGGGCAAGGTAGGCGAGCTCCTGCGCCAATTCATCGGCAAGGCGGTTTTCAAAGTAGGGGAACAGGATCGCGGTAAAAAACGCCAGGCTTACCGCCAGCGAGGCGAGCGTTACCAGAAGGATGGACTGGAAAATACGTTTTGTCATGGCCCGCCCTCCCGGATCCGGTAGCCGGAGCCGCGCACAGTTTCAATGCAGCTGCCGCACCCGCCCAGCTTTTGGCGCAGGGTACGCACATGCACGTCCAGGGTGCGGCTTTCAGCGTCGAAGGTGTAGCCCCATATATCCCGCAGAAGCTGTTCGCGGGTAAAAACGATCCCCGGGGCCTGGATCAGCAGGCAGAGCAGTTCAAACTCCTTATGGGTAAGCGTTACCTCCTGGCCGTCCGCCATGACCCTGTGGCGGGCAGGGCAGACGGTGAGCCCGCCCACCCGATATTCCTCAGCCTCGCTTTCCGGCTTTGCGCGGCGCAGCAGGGCGTTCACCCGGGCGATCAGCTCCATCATGCCAAAGGGCTTTGGAACATAATCGTCGGCGCCGCTGTCCAGCCCCAGCACCCGGTCGTATTCGCTGCCCTTCGCGGTGAGCATCAGCACCGGCAGCCGATGGGTGGCGGGGGCGGCCCGCAGCTTTTTGAGCACCTCGATGCCGTCTTCTTCGGGCAGCATCACGTCCAAAAGGACCAGGTCCGGTAGGGCCTTTTCCAGCTGCGCCCAAAATTGGCTGGGAACCTCGAACCCCATTGCCTCGTGGCCGGAGTGGGCCAGGGTATACACGACCAGCTCACGGATGCTGCTGTCGTCTTCCAGAATATAGATCATGGCAAACGCCCCCTATCACAACTCTTTCTGCTTTTAGTATAAGGCATAGCGCGAACCTTTGCACGGCCCATTTTGTAAAAAGTGGGTAAAAAGTGTGCGCCGCGCAAAGCCCCGCTTAAAAAGCGCAAAAATGCCCCGCCCGGCGTTTAAACCGGGCGGGGCGGAAAACAGAATCAGGCTTCGGGGAGCGCCGCATACAGGAAGGTAAGATCCTTGTTGGTGACAAAGGTCTGGAAATTGAACACGAACAGGACTTCGTCGTAGCCCTCCTGCTCCATCAGGTCGTCGATGGGAAGGCCATAGCCGCGGGGGTCGATCACGCCGATCTGCGCATAGTGCTGGGCGAGATAGGGCACAAGGCAGTTGGCATAGCTGTCCTTAATGACCAGCAGCTTGCCCTTGCCGCTGCCCTGGATGGTGGTGTAGCTGTTGTTGCCATACAAAAACATGGCGTACTTATCCGTGGTGCCGAGCTTGGAGAGATCGTACAGGCCGATCGTGCCCGCGTCGGTGCCGGGGTTGGCGGCGCTCCAGCCGCCCAGACCGTCTGATTTCCAGATGGTCATCTGGTTGGGCAGGTCAAGATAGCGCAGCGTGTCGGGAAGCTGGTTCCAAAGCACGCACTTGGCATAGGTGGTGCCGTAAAAATCGGGGACCGGGGTAAAATCTTCCTCGGCGAACTGCGCCGGGGCAAAGCCCTGCCGCTGGCAGAATTCCTGGTAGGCGATATAGGCGCCGCCCTCGGTCGTCCAGTGGTGATCGGTGTCGTAATAGAGCTTTTGCGCTTTGTTTTGCAGGAACGCCTGGCGCAGGTCCAGGCAATTTTCAGCGCCCAACGCTGCAAAAAAGTCGTTCAGATAAGCCTCTTCGTCCACCATGGGAACGCCGGCGGGCAGGCGCTCGGGATAAATGAGGCTTGCCGAGGGCGCCAGAAGCACGGTGGCGCTGCCGGGGTGGCGGGCAATAAAGTTTTGCAGGATCTGGGTGTTGGCCGCCAGCTGCTTTTCTTCGCCCGGTTTCAGGGCAAAAAGCTTTGTGAACAGCTCGTTTTCGCTGCCTAGCAGCGCGCCGCCGATCTCCTTTTTCTGGAACAGGAGGCTCTCGCTGCGGCTTTGCAGCTTGATCCAACCGTCGCGGAAAACCACCTGATCCTTGGTATATTCGGCGTAATCGCTGGTCCATTCATTGGCGAACAGGGCACTCCAGCTGAATTTGGGGAACTGCTCAAGGTCGCGCCGCTCCAGTTCTGAGCGGGCGCGCTTGGGCCACAGGCCGTCCAGGATCATAAAAGAAAAAATAAAGAAAAAAAACAGAACCAGAACAGGGTAGCGCTTTAACGAAGCCCATTTTTCTTTCATCACAAAAGCACCTCCCTCAGAAACGATAGTAAAGGAACGGACTGCTGGTGGAGGCCACGATATACGCGATGCAGAGCACCAGCAGCAGCCCCACCACGACCACCTTTATAAACGTGTTGTCCTTGATGCGGTCCCAGATTTTCAGGGGCAGGGGGGTGCTGCACAGGATCCCCACCAGCAGGATCACCCAGTAGTTGCGCAAAAAGTACCAGCAGCCCACGCCGCCCGAGGGAACGAAGAGCTTTTGAAACAGCGCGCCCAACCCAACGCCCTGCTCGTTGCCCACAAACAAGGCCCAGCCGGTGACCACCAAAAACAAGGTGTAAATATGGGGCCAGACCCGGCCTTTTTTGAGCTTGTCCAGCAAAAAGATCTTTTCTATCGTTAGAAGAATAAAATAGTAAATGCCCCACAGCACAAAATTCCAGTTTGCGCCGTGCCAGATGCCGGTGAGCGCCCACACCACAAACATGTTGAAGATCTGGCGCTTCAGGCCCTTGCGGTTGCCCCCCAGCGGGATGTACACATATTCCTTGAACCAGCCTGAAAGGGTCATGTGCCAGCGGCGCCAGAATTCGGTGATGCTGCGGGCGATATAAGGCAGGTTGAAGTTCATGGGGAAATCGAACCCCAGCATTTTGCCCATGCCGATGCCCATGAGGGAATAGCCGGAAAAATCAAAATAGAGCTGCAGGGAATAGGCAAGCAGCCCCAGCCACACCAGGGGAGTGCTGGCGTTGGCAATGCCCACGCCGGCGGTGACCAGCTCGGCGCCGTTCCACACGCCGATGATATCGTACCACAAATGGCTCACGGTGTCGGCAATGAGAACTTTTTTGGCCAGGCCGAACACGAACAGGCAGATGCCCTCTTCGATCTGGGCCAGGCGGTAGCGGTGCTCGTAAACATGCAGCTGGGCGGCCACGTCGCGGTATTTTACAATGGGGCCGGCGATCAGCTGGGGGAACATGACCACATAGGCGCCGAAATCGATGATGTTGTGCTCGGCGTTCACATCGCGCCGGTATACGTCGATGGAGTAGCTCATGGTCTGGAAGGTATAAAAGCTGATACCCAGCGGCAGCACCGTGGCGGCCTCGATCAGGCCGATGGAGAGGCCAAACAGGCTGTTCACCGTTCCGATCAGGAAGTTCGTGTATTTGAAGAACACCAGCATGGAAAGGCTGCCCACGATGGAAACGATCAAAAACAGCCGCCGCATTTTGGGGTTTTGGTCGAACTTTTCCATTGCAAGGCCGGAGAAATAGTTGATCAGGATGAGCACAACCATCACCGGGAAGAATTTCACTTCGCCCCAGGAATAGAACACCAGGCTGCACACAAACAGCGCCAGGTTTTTCAGCTTGGCGGGCGCGAGATAATACAGCGCCAGGGTGATGGGCAGAAAACGGAACAGGAACAGGATGGTACTGAAGACCAAGCGATTCACTCCTTCACACAAAAGGCCGGTACCGAACCCCCGGTACCGACCTTGTTTTTAAACCAAAACGATCAGCTCAGCGCCTCGTCGATGGCTTTGTCGATCTCGGCGTAGTCGGCGCCCTGGGTGTTGGCGACCACCATTACCACATAGTCGCCTTTTTCCACGATGCGGGCATCCTTGGCCATCTCCTCCATGGCGGCAAACTCGGCATACATGCCGCCGCTGGAAATGCTGGTCTTGTAGGCGGCAAGCTCTGTTTTTACTTCGCCTGCTTTGCCTTCGGCCGCCTTGATCACCAGGATCAGGGCACTGTTGCCCTGGTCGTTGCTCATTTTGCCGGCATATTCCAGGATATTATCCTTGGTGAGCAGCATGGTGAGGGCCAGATCGTTGTCGTTGACGTCGCGGGGGTTGGAAACGGGGTTTGCCTTTTCCACCGCGGCCACCACGTCGCCCAGATTATAGGTTTTATTTTCGCTGCCGGAGTTGCCGCAGCCCGCCAGGGCCAAGGCGGCCAGGGCGACGGAAAGCGCAAGGGCAAGAAACTTTTTCATGGGTCGGTCTCTCTCTTTCTTCTGGAAAATTATGCTTCAATTCTATCCTATCCAAAGGCGCATTGCAAGGCTTACATTCAGTGTTCACGAAATTTTACACTTTATTCACTGCCGGAAGCCGGAGGAAGCTCGGGCGGGTTCGGCACCGTGACCGGCTCGCTCAGGCCCTTTTTCATGGGCTTGTCCAGCGCCTGCCACAGCGCCTTGAACGCCCGGCTGGAAACCGTGGCGCCGCTGACTGCGTCCACCTGCACCTTGCCCGCGCTTTTGGCCCCCAGCAGCAACTCGGCGTAATGGCTGCTCACCAGCTGCGGTGTGGCGCCGGTCACGGGCTGCATGAGCCGGGCGTAGCGTTCGTCTTCGCTCTTTTTTTGCCCGGCAGCGTCCAGCGCGTCAAATTCAGCGCTCTGAATGGCCCCGCCGGCCACGGTGACGGTGAGATAATCCTGATAGCCCAGGCTGTCGAAATCCGCAAGCCGCGCGGTGTAAGTGCCGTCCTTCAGGCCGCAGCCCGCAAGGCCGATGGCCAGCAGCAGGCAGACCGCCAATTTTGCATGGCGCTTCATGTGGCGCCTCCTTTTCGCTTCGGTCTTATTTTATACTTCATTATAAAAGATAAAGCTTTGGCCTGCAAGGCCGGGGCCGGGAAAAAACCAAATCTCCGGCTTTTTCTTGACAGAAAGGGGGCGGGGGACGTAAGATGAAAGCGCATTCTGATTGGAGAGAAGAAAGAGAGGAATCGGTTTTGAAACCAAGCAAGACCCGCCAGGTGGCGCTTTCCGGCCTGCTGTTTGCCCTGGCCATGGCGCTGTCGTTTATGGAATCGACCATCGCTCCGCTTTTGGGGCTTATGCCGGGGGTGAAAATCGGCCTGGCAAATATCGTTGTGATGTACGCGCTGTTTTTTATGGGCTTTCCCCAGGCGCTGAGCCTGGCGGTGCTGAAAGCCCTGTTCGTTCTGCTCACCCGGGGGGCCGTGGCCGGGCTTTTGAGCCTGTGCGGCGGCCTGCTCTCGCTGCTGGTGATGTGGTTGCTGTATAAGCTGCCAAAGCGGCCCACCTATTTTATCCTTTCGGTGTGCGGCTCGCTGGCTCACAATGTGGGGCAGATGATTGCGGCCAGTTTTGTGCTGGGCAGCCGGCTGGCGCTTACCTATGCGCCGGTGCTGATCGTTTCGGGCCTGGGCATGGGGTGGGTCACCAGTGCAAGCCTGGCTGCAATTTTACCCGCATTGGGCCGCATGGGGTTTAATACGAAAAAATAGCCGAAGGCTGTTTTGGGCCACACGCCCGGGCCGGCCCCCAAAGGGGCGGCCCAGGTGCTTCATGTGGGCAGACAAGAGCGCCGAAGAAAAAACTAAAAAATTTTCCAAAAAGGTGTTGACGAAATAATACCTTAGTGGTATACTTTGAACATAACAAGGAAACGTTCCTATTTAAGCGAATGGTTCCCAATAAAATTAAATAAAATTTTGGAGGATACGAATTATGGCTAAGTTTGTTTGCACCGTTTGTGGTTACATCGCCGAGGGCGCTGCCCCTGATTTCTGCCCTGTCTGCAAGGCCCCCAAGGACAAATTCGTGGAAAAGACCGAGAACAGCTATGTGACCGAGCATGTGGTGGGCATTGCCCAGTCCGGTGTGCCTGAGGACATTATCGAGGGCCTGCGCATGAACTTCAATGGCGAGTGCAGCGAGGTGGGCATGTATCTGGCCATGAGCCGCGTGGCCGACCGCGAGGGCTACCCCGAGATTGCCGAGGCCTGGAAGCGCTATGCGTTTGAAGAGGCCGAGCACGCCGCCAAGTTTGCCGAACTGCTGGGCGAGGTGCTGACCGACAGCACCGAAAAGAACCTGCGCATGCGCGTGGACG
This window of the Oscillospiraceae bacterium genome carries:
- a CDS encoding alginate regulatory protein, giving the protein MVFSTILFLFRFLPITLALYYLAPAKLKNLALFVCSLVFYSWGEVKFFPVMVVLILINYFSGLAMEKFDQNPKMRRLFLIVSIVGSLSMLVFFKYTNFLIGTVNSLFGLSIGLIEAATVLPLGISFYTFQTMSYSIDVYRRDVNAEHNIIDFGAYVVMFPQLIAGPIVKYRDVAAQLHVYEHRYRLAQIEEGICLFVFGLAKKVLIADTVSHLWYDIIGVWNGAELVTAGVGIANASTPLVWLGLLAYSLQLYFDFSGYSLMGIGMGKMLGFDFPMNFNLPYIARSITEFWRRWHMTLSGWFKEYVYIPLGGNRKGLKRQIFNMFVVWALTGIWHGANWNFVLWGIYYFILLTIEKIFLLDKLKKGRVWPHIYTLFLVVTGWALFVGNEQGVGLGALFQKLFVPSGGVGCWYFLRNYWVILLVGILCSTPLPLKIWDRIKDNTFIKVVVVGLLLVLCIAYIVASTSSPFLYYRF
- a CDS encoding rubredoxin/rubrerythrin codes for the protein MAKFVCTVCGYIAEGAAPDFCPVCKAPKDKFVEKTENSYVTEHVVGIAQSGVPEDIIEGLRMNFNGECSEVGMYLAMSRVADREGYPEIAEAWKRYAFEEAEHAAKFAELLGEVLTDSTEKNLRMRVDAECGACSGKMDIAKRAKELGLDAIHDTVHEMAKDEARHGRGMQGLLERYFGNK